CCGCTACACCCGGTCCCGGGTTCCAGACCAGGATCTTGAAGCCGATCGAGTCTCCCGCTGACACGGTGTCGGCGAGCGCCGTCTTCTTGATCATCAGGTTCGGACACTGGACCACCACGTCGGCCGTATCCATCACCGTCGTGTCGTTGTCGGCAACGGCCCAAGCCTTGTTGGTCACGGTGCCGCAGTCCGCCGCGTCGGTCGGGCTCTTGAGGGTGACGAACGCGCTGTCACCCGCAGCGATGTCGCCGAACAGGCAGATCAGCTCCTGCAGCGGGCCCGCTATGGTGCCTATCGAGCAGTCGGTGTTGTCGGGGTCCTCCGTCCAGTTGAGCCCGCTGTCGGGCAGCGTGTCGGTGAGGACGACGTTGGTCGCCGGCCCGGTGCCGTTGTTGGAGACCACGATCCTGAAGCCGATCGTGTCGCCCGCGCTCACCGTGTCGGCCAGCGCGTCCTTCCTGATGGCGAGCTCCGGCGGCGAGACCAGCACGTTGGCCGACATCTGCAGGTCCATGGAGCCGGCGCTCTCGCCGTCGAGGGTGACCAGGCCGAGGTGGTAGGGAGATCCGTTGACGTCGCCGGCGCCGCCGTTGTCCCAGATGTCCGAGCGGGCCACGTGCGCGCCGAACAGGAGCAGGATGCCGTCGTCGCCCGAGGCCACGGTGGCCGCCGCGGTCGGCGTGACCGTCATGAACAGGAACGCCTCCGCGTCGCCCGCGGCGGGACAGCCGTCGAAGTTGATGCTGTCCACCACGATCGAGCTCATGTTGATGCCTTGGATGACCATCTTAGCCGGCGTGGCTTCGACGATCGCCTCGGCCATGTCGGTCGAGTGCTGCGACGCCGCACCGCACGCCGCATCGACAGCGCCCTGGGACAACGCGTCCATGGAGAGCGAGATGAAGTCGATCGGCTGCAGCACGTCTCCGACCGTGCAGAAGCTGGGCACGTCGAAGTTGCTTTCCGTGCACGGATTGGCGTTGACCATGTCCTCGTTCCACAGGCCCAGGAAGTCGTGGGTGGTCTTGCCGCCCTTCAGGAACCCGTACGTCATCTCGATCTCGAACGGGTCGGTGTTGTTGATGCTGTTGACGCGCAGGACCTTCGGGACGAAGTCGCCCTCCTCGTAGATGTTGTGCGTCTGGTTCAGGTTGCCCGTCACCCAGTCGCAATCGTCCAGCTTGTCCTGGTTGTTCTGGCACTGCTTCCAGAACTGCTTGTTGGGCGTGCCGGTGACATCCGCCAGCGGTTCCTCCGGGATGTCCAACACGGTGGGCGGCGTCTCGGAACAGGCCAGCAGAGTCGTTGCCGACAGGAGTCCGGCGACTGCGATGCGGTGCAACCGAATCATCGTGTTCCTCGCGACGGGGGGAGAGGGCCGACGTGTCGTACAGAAAGCAGGCGCGCGTCCGCGGCGCCAACTCAAGCGCGCGTCATCACGCGTCGTATGCATGCTTACAAACAAAGCGTCTCGCCTGCCGGTTGTTGGCCGAACAGGCGCGCGAGCCGAGAGCGTCCAAGAATCTCGGCGGGGAGTGAACCAATCCCGTGTGGCTAATCACAAACCAAGCGTCTGGAGCGACGCCGCGCGGGCCGTCATACGGGTCGAGGTGTGAGGCCAGGCTCCTCACGAACCTTGCGACCGCAGCCCACGCGGAGACAGTATTGGGGCGTAGGCGTCATCTCTTCGTACTCCGTGTGTCATCTCCCCGCGCGCGAGGTAACGAACATGCTGCGACTCCTGACGTTGGGAGGACTGTCCCTCGCGGATGCGAGTGGGCGCGAGGCGGTCGCCATCCTACGGCGGCCGAAGCGGCTGGCGTTCGTGTGCCTCGTCGGAGCCAGCAGGGATTGGGTATCTCGGGACCAGATCCTCGGCATGCTATGGCCGGACCTGGACGAGGATCACGCGCGCCACGCCC
The DNA window shown above is from Gemmatimonadota bacterium and carries:
- a CDS encoding DUF11 domain-containing protein, yielding MIRLHRIAVAGLLSATTLLACSETPPTVLDIPEEPLADVTGTPNKQFWKQCQNNQDKLDDCDWVTGNLNQTHNIYEEGDFVPKVLRVNSINNTDPFEIEMTYGFLKGGKTTHDFLGLWNEDMVNANPCTESNFDVPSFCTVGDVLQPIDFISLSMDALSQGAVDAACGAASQHSTDMAEAIVEATPAKMVIQGINMSSIVVDSINFDGCPAAGDAEAFLFMTVTPTAAATVASGDDGILLLFGAHVARSDIWDNGGAGDVNGSPYHLGLVTLDGESAGSMDLQMSANVLVSPPELAIRKDALADTVSAGDTIGFRIVVSNNGTGPATNVVLTDTLPDSGLNWTEDPDNTDCSIGTIAGPLQELICLFGDIAAGDSAFVTLKSPTDAADCGTVTNKAWAVADNDTTVMDTADVVVQCPNLMIKKTALADTVSAGDSIGFKILVWNPGPGVA